The stretch of DNA ATTAGAAAGCTTGGACTTGTGTTTACTGACGTAGCTTCTTGACTTTTTCTCCTTACTGGGAAGTGGGGTGGAGGTGGAGAATGGGCCGTTGCATCTTGAAATGATGTAAATTTGATGTTTGAAGCTTGCTGGTTGATATGTTTTAAACTATCCCCTTGGTGgatgtttcaaatatttctattttactTGATAAGCTTGCTTTGGCACTGACATATTCTAATTGTCGAAGAAGAATGCAATAAATGGAAGAACATGTTGCTAATTTTGGTATATGTGAATGTTTCTTGGCTAGTTTCTTTAATTGCTTCATAGTCTTTTTTGTTGCCACGATATACATCGTGCATACCATATGCCATAtggatatatattttattcacCACTCAcaaatcattttcatgaagagaACTATAGTCTTATTTTCTGTCTTCTTTTTTTATTGCAGATATTTGCACGATTTGATCTATGTTACGTGTTTTGTCCAACTCAGTTCCATAATATCTGAAAATTTTTGGCTGGTATACTTTGTGGTAAGTTATGTGTATTCAAAATTCAGATCTTTTTTACCATATCTACTCATGCATTGTTCCttgatatttataaatatgatctgatatgatttgttgaacaagtttttgatattttatgcATGTCAATTTTATCCATTCAACAACTCCGCTATCCTGTTTTAGCTAATGTATCTAATTTCCTTATTAGTTTCATTAGAAGTCGAATGAACTTGAAtggtttttcattttcttttctaGATTCCAGCATTCGCAGCATATCAACTATTTGGACTTGTCAAAGGGTTCTTGCCTGATGGTTCAGAGGTACTTGCCACCCACTTGTTTGGCTTTTCAGTTTTCTGTCTTTCATCAATGATAATTCtgcaaaaaaattataaatatggtGTCACGGTTCTAGTATGGTATTCACTTATATTGATCAATGGTATAGGGAGATGAAGAAGATGAAAACACtcgaaagaaaagagaaaagatGGAAAAGAGGGCTTCAAGAGCCAAATTTGTCAAGACAAGGACCAGATAATATGAAATTCTGCCATCGAAGCATTTGAATATCGGTCCAGAAAATTTTTGTATGAAGTGGTTTGTCGAAGCCGATGCCAGCTAATATCGGACTTAAGTCTCATATGGCAATGACGAGTACGACACGACAAGTTCTTGTGTTTTATTTTCAGCTGTATAATGAgtgattataaaaatatttgtgtttgaACAAGAAGTAGGACATTGTCACGAGCTAGGAGCCGGGACAGAGGATACTAATTTATTTTAAGCAATATacgataattaaaaaaaaagtgtCAAATCATTTGtctattaataaataataataatataatgttattatactAAAGTTAATATGcgttttatataaaatttataaaaacttaatagGCATTTCATTAACAATAACCACGATTATAAATTTATCTtcttattataattaaaatttgaggGGGTCAATTATAACCGTAGCTCGGCCGACGTCACGAGATTATTCACATCAACAACTTGAAGACCACTAAAATGATTAACTGCTGCTTCTCTTTTCCAATTTATGGCGACAAAGAACTGATCGAAAACGTCCGAGTTTTTAAATACATGAGTCATACAAGAAGTAGAAAAATGCAACTTATTTGAATAAAATTGCAAACCACATCGAGTGTAGGTTGAGTGAATTGAAGAATATATGGGGAATGAAGCATCTAAAAACACAGATTTTGATACAAAAGTATCTTATCTTGAAACAGATATTTTAAGACAGTCTGCTTAATGTCCAAGATTACCAAGTATTCTTCAATCAATCTTTACTGACGAGAATAGGTAATGGACAAAGTAAAATGAAGTGAGAAAACCGATGGTGCCAGTAGAAAGCATAATGGCAACTGCCATTATCAGCGAGTATCCAACATAGAGTGCAGCTGACACGGTCCCACTCAAACTCTGTAGGTCGAAGACGAGGTAGTTTATGGAATAGAGGAACACATACAGTGCAACTGAACCCGAAGCATAGAACGCTTTCCACCACCACGTCCAATCCTCGACGCAGAGATGCATGTACGTTAGGACAACAGAAACTTCAGCACAAACGGTTACCAACAACAGCattacaatgagcaagaaaccaaatacgtaataaaatcttCCAAGCCAGATGCTGGAGAGTATGAAGAACAGTTCGATAAAAAGGGTTCCGAATGGGAGAGTTCCAGCACCAAGAATTAGTAGCCATGAGGGATATTTGCGTGAGGGGATCTCTCTTGGGATTTGATTGGTTTGGACAGGGTATTGTATCGGCTCAGCTTGTGTGCCTAAGAATCCTCCGACAAGAGTGAGTGGCACCGAGATACAGAACCAAAGTGCAAAGAGTGTAAAATACAAGGAAATGGGAATAGCACCGGTGCTATTACTTCCCCAAAGAATGAAATTCAAAGCTGTCAAGATAACAAAGACAATTCCCGGAAAGAAGCATGCTACTGACCAAGAAACTGATTTCCACCCTTCAGATGAACCTTTTATGGTCCTCCACATGCGTACACTTGTGTAACCAGCAGCAATTCCAAGGAAAAGATAAAGCATTATCATACCGGTTAACAGCATACCTCGTGAAGCCGGTGACATGAAACCAAGGGCGGCAAACACGAGAGTGACAAGTGACATCCCGGTAATTTGAACTCCATTTCCAACCATGACACAAAGTAACTTTGAGTGTGATGGTTCTCTGAAGACGTCACCAACCACAAGCTTCCATCCAGAGAGCTCCTCATTCATCTGCGCCTGGGCTTCTTTGTCTAACTCTTCATACCTTGTCAAATCTCTTCTCACCGTTCTCAAGAAGATGACAAAAACAATGCCTGCCAAGAAGAAAATCACCATCAATGAGTTCAGAATTGAGAACCAGTGCACACGGGATCCTTCCATCCTCAGATATGCATCCCACCGAGATGGCCACCTAATGTCGCTTTTCACAAATGCAACCTCATAGGTAAATGACACCCGCTCTTGCTCCCTGATAATCTGAGATTTGTCAAGCTCCTTTGGACAGCTTACAGATGTACTATTATCATACATGTGAAGTTTTGACATCTTCTCCGGGTCATTCTTAATGCTGCAAGGAACAACCTCAAAACCAACAATCTCATAACCTGAAGCCTTCTTTTTATCAGATTGTGAGATTACACCCATACCTTCTTCTCCAGTACCAATAATCTCCACACCTGCTCCTTCGTACTCATGAATCAAAACTGTAAACTTGAGATGATTGATAATGTAATCATCGTCACTGTTGGCAGGAGTGTATCCAACTGGAAACCCAGTCCATTGGATTTTAAGTCCATTTTGCTCTGTATACCTCATAGCAGGCAAATTGTCGAGATTGATGTTAACCTGATACATATCCCGAGTCCTCTGTTTCAAAAGTTTGACCTCGTGGTCACTCAAAGGAGATGTAGTGCATAGGTACACGGTTTCGTTAACATTCATTCTGAAACGGTATGGAGAATTATCGATTTGATCTCCCATTAGAAGTTCTCCAAGATTTTCAGCACTTTTCTTGACTCCCCCTAGAGGTGGACAATAAGGAAGACTGTAATAGCTGAAGGGAAGCTCAGTTTCAATGGAGGTCAAAGAATTCACTTTGGCATAAATCTCTTCCCCTGTTGAGTATGTATGCATATAACTTCCGGGTAGATAAAAACCATTACATGCTTGTAATGTGAGTACCAAGTAGATGAAAACAGTACATAATTTTCTTCTTGAAATCAAGATCAATTCCATTTTCAGCATAAGGAAAGCAAAGAAAATGTCCTGCAACTTGCTGAATCCAAGCTAGGATCGATGgcacattaaaaaaaaagtttctGCAATCAGATAATTATAGAAATGACAAGTGGCGACTAAATGAAGATCAATAATTAAGTATTATGATGAGGGCATTTCAACCAATATTAATAAGAAAACACGTGCCATTTTCACTTGATGATACT from Primulina tabacum isolate GXHZ01 chromosome 3, ASM2559414v2, whole genome shotgun sequence encodes:
- the LOC142540044 gene encoding transmembrane 9 superfamily member 12, with the translated sequence MLKMELILISRRKLCTVFIYLVLTLQACNGFYLPGSYMHTYSTGEEIYAKVNSLTSIETELPFSYYSLPYCPPLGGVKKSAENLGELLMGDQIDNSPYRFRMNVNETVYLCTTSPLSDHEVKLLKQRTRDMYQVNINLDNLPAMRYTEQNGLKIQWTGFPVGYTPANSDDDYIINHLKFTVLIHEYEGAGVEIIGTGEEGMGVISQSDKKKASGYEIVGFEVVPCSIKNDPEKMSKLHMYDNSTSVSCPKELDKSQIIREQERVSFTYEVAFVKSDIRWPSRWDAYLRMEGSRVHWFSILNSLMVIFFLAGIVFVIFLRTVRRDLTRYEELDKEAQAQMNEELSGWKLVVGDVFREPSHSKLLCVMVGNGVQITGMSLVTLVFAALGFMSPASRGMLLTGMIMLYLFLGIAAGYTSVRMWRTIKGSSEGWKSVSWSVACFFPGIVFVILTALNFILWGSNSTGAIPISLYFTLFALWFCISVPLTLVGGFLGTQAEPIQYPVQTNQIPREIPSRKYPSWLLILGAGTLPFGTLFIELFFILSSIWLGRFYYVFGFLLIVMLLLVTVCAEVSVVLTYMHLCVEDWTWWWKAFYASGSVALYVFLYSINYLVFDLQSLSGTVSAALYVGYSLIMAVAIMLSTGTIGFLTSFYFVHYLFSSVKID